One genomic segment of Aphelocoma coerulescens isolate FSJ_1873_10779 unplaced genomic scaffold, UR_Acoe_1.0 HiC_scaffold_75, whole genome shotgun sequence includes these proteins:
- the LOC138102436 gene encoding antifreeze protein Maxi-like, with product MEPRELSPSLLESLVAVVATLGELAAAVAGADGDVQLAVSPWSLHKGLVAFIGHLQDTLDHQGSARLGQALAALRAGQGATWAHVAAEATAWRDSVATVADKWAQAVREATELCEACAHAAIAEATAEATAAATAGDLGDEMARWGTARDSLVATTRQLLEALGKALGKALDKGPDQGPDKASLASAAAEYETEVAAATDKVATATKAMEEATVATSKARAAATRKRRAEAALGPLGRLVAACTKAAALPLELLRRLGAIEATLDGARATDAASPDVPEAAVAAVAEAERLWRASSSLASRHLLGTLGHLRDLLVSGPGGPEVAPRCREAIEDIPGLLRRR from the exons ATGGAGCCCCGAGAG ctgtccccgtCCCTGCTGGAGTCGCTGGTGGCCGTGGTGGCCACCCTGGGCGAGCTGGCGGCCGCCGTGGCCGGGGCGGATGGGGACGTCCAGCTGGCCGTGTCCCCGTGGTCCCTGCACAAGGGCCTGGTGGCCTTCATCGGTCACCTCCAAGACACCCTGGACCACCAGGGGAGCGCCCGCCTGGGCCAGGCCCTGGCCGCCCTCAGGGCCGGCCAGGGGGCCACCTGGGCCCACGTGGCAGCCGAGGCCACCGCCTGGCGGGACTCGGTGGCCACGGTGGCGGACAAATGGGCCCAGGCGGTCAGGGAGGCCACCGAGCTCTGTGAGGCCTGCGCGCATGCGGCCATCGCCGAGGCCACCGCCGAGGCCACCGCTGCGGCCACCGCGGGGGACCTGGGGGACGAGATGGCCCGCTGGGGCACGGCCAGGGACAGCCTGGTGGCCACCACccggcagctgctggaggcccTGGGCAAGGCCCTGGGCAAAGCCCTGGACAAGGGCCCGGACCAGGGCCCGGACAAGGCCTCCTTGGCCTCAGCGGCGGCCGAGTACGAGACCGAGGTGGCCGCGGCCACCGACAAGGTGGCGACGGCCACCAAGGCCATGGAGGAGGCCACGGTGGCCACCAGCAAGGCGAGGGCGGCCGCCACGAGGAAGCGGCGGGCGGAGGCGGCCCTGGGGCCGCTGGGGCGCTTGGTGGCCGCGTGCACCAAGGCCGCGGCgctgcccctggagctgctgcgcCGGCTCGGGGCCATCGAGGCCACCCTGGACGGGGCGCGGGCCACCGACGCGGCGTCCCCCGACGTCCCCGAGGCCGCGGTGGCCGCGGTGGCCGAGGCCGAGCGGCTGTGGCgagccagctccagcctggcctcgcgGCACCTGCTGGGGACCCTCGGCCACCTCCGCGACCTCCTGGTGAGCGGCCCCGGTGGCCCCGAGGTGGCCCCGAGGTGCCGGGAGGCCATCGAGGACATCCCGGGGCTGCTGCGGAGGCGGTGA